A window of Primulina tabacum isolate GXHZ01 chromosome 4, ASM2559414v2, whole genome shotgun sequence contains these coding sequences:
- the LOC142541588 gene encoding uncharacterized protein LOC142541588: protein MASPLHIHTNCDPVFFRSLYSETPMRSGSKSQMYLHKILHIITTVPPLTATTSSPEMKESSADKFEIIDENKGYVLDLNVGVSISALEMEESLSGLSSCSATIGVSFGLAVIDGGAFKVNSKNYRDEEAEKSLTLLIVAAKLVFGEVEEDNTKKEEVAAAEPGERRLLTEERSVGGGSSVVHSGANEAREDSGSAAQVPRLGAGAIDPVFKTGRYINRMNHGQR from the coding sequence ATGGCTTCTCCTCTCCATATTCACACCAACTGTGATCCGGTTTTCTTTCGTTCCCTTTATTCCGAAACCCCGATGAGAAGTGGATCCAAATCCCAAATGTATCTCCACAAGATTCTGCACATAATCACCACCGTGCCGCCGCTTACCGCAACAACGAGCTCGCCGGAGATGAAGGAATCATCCGCCGACAAGTTCGAGATAATTGATGAAAATAAAGGGTATGTTCTCGACTTAAATGTCGGGGTTTCTATCTCGGCGCTGGAGATGGAGGAATCTTTGTCGGGGCTCAGTTCCTGCAGTGCCACCATCGGGGTTTCTTTCGGTCTCGCCGTGATCGATGGAGGGGCGTTTAAAGTCAACAGTAAAAATTACCGTGATGAAGAGGCGGAGAAAAGTTTAACGCTTCTCATTGTAGCAGCGAAGTTGGTGTTTGGAGAGGTTGAGGAAGACAACACGAAGAAAGAAGAAGTGGCGGCGGCTGAGCCGGGGGAGAGAAGGTTGCTGACGGAGGAGCGCTCGGTTGGAGGAGGCAGCTCCGTCGTCCACAGTGGTGCGAACGAAGCGAGGGAGGACTCAGGTTCTGCCGCACAAGTACCGAGACTCGGTGCTGGAGCCATTGACCCGGTTTTCAAGACCGGGCGATACATTAACCGAATGAACCATGGTCAAAGGTGA
- the LOC142541904 gene encoding uncharacterized protein LOC142541904, translating to MHRKRQQNQPSSQPSKKHFAGPPRNQGHQKSQGQFKKLGRQKSQQTSGRIFISGIATYALLDSGAMHSFIYETFVKRLGIIPEAMDLGFRVSIHSGDRMFTSVIVKNLEFRLQKNAVQADLIVLPMPEFGIILCIDWLSSNGASKDFRQRSVSVRPLSGKSFVFEEARNKQMPHIIYCICTTKLVKRGSQAFLASIVSVADQVSQRLGDVEVFRDFPSVFSEDVSGIPPDR from the exons ATGCATAGAAAGAGACAGCAGAATCAACCGAGTTCTCAGCCCAGTAAGAAGCACTTTGCAGGACCTCCCAGGAATCAGGGGCATCAGAAGTCCCAAGGACAGTTCAAGAAGCTAGGGCGGCAGAAATCACAGCAGACTTCAG GAAGGATATTTATTTCAGGTATAGCCacctatgcactgctagattcaggggctatgCACTCATTTATATATGAGACTTTCGTCAAGAGACTGGGGATTATACCAGAGGCCATGGATTTGGGTTTTAGAGTTTCAATCCATTCTGGTGATCGGATGTTTACTTCAGTAATAGTGAAGAATTTGGAGTTTCGTTTGCAGAAGAATGCTGTTCAGGCAgacctgattgtgctaccgatgcccgAGTTTGGTATCATTCTGTGCATTGACTGGCTTTCATCGAATGGAGCTTCGAAGGATTTTCGGCAGAGGTCAGTATCTGTTCGACCGCTCAGTGGGAAGTCGTTTGTTTTTGAGGAAGCAAGGAACAAACagatgccgcacatcatttATTGTATCTGTACGACGAAACTTGTGAAGAGAGGCTCCCAAGCATTCTTGGCGAGTATTGTGTCAGTAGCTGACCAAGTCAGTCAGAGACTAGGGGATGTCGAGGTTTTTAGAGATTTTCCCAGTGTTTTTTCGGAGgatgtttctggcattccaccagaccgATAG